The following coding sequences lie in one Rutidosis leptorrhynchoides isolate AG116_Rl617_1_P2 chromosome 4, CSIRO_AGI_Rlap_v1, whole genome shotgun sequence genomic window:
- the LOC139844442 gene encoding F-box/kelch-repeat protein At3g23880-like, translating to MSDHVSFDIQIEIMTRVPIKSLIRFTSVSKTWKSLNRSSKFIADYTKHHSQRQHFLITYMNHSSYPPQNCFVSIADDNTFPEHKLFLTTPNSLILEEFVIVGNSHGLLCFTRVLFSNWKIAEVIIWNPSIRKTDVIQMHKVKKSCSCYQDSVVGFGVCPNTIDPKIVKICRCKCNVEVEVFTLSSRVWRSSLSNTNIMLRKDASFCFDDDNVVIDGFICWLVYEIGKPSSDDMIVLFDLTSEKFMEIQFPNKIRLSRQSTTKLFKLRESVAVVLRTMNPNVDIEVWKMEINDVTRSFTKLFNINILPDLSYLYGLTKNGQLIFEKQHIHDHKTSFHVIAYDPCAKSINYLKI from the exons ATGTCTGATCACGTATCTTTTGATATACAAATCGAGATCATGACCCGGGTTCCTATTAAATCATTAATTCGATTCACATCAGTTTCGAAAACATGGAAGTCTTTAAACCGTAGCTCAAAGTTTATTGCTGATTACACCAAGCATCATTCTCAGCGGCAACATTTTCTTATAACGTACATGAATCATTCTTCATATCCTCCACAAAATTGTTTTGTTTCGATTGCTGATGATAATACTTTCCCCGAACACAAGCTTTTTTTGACAACTCCCAACTCCCTTATTCTTGAGGAATTTGTAATAGTTGGTAACTCGCACGGCCTGTTATGTTTTACCCGTGTACTTTTTTCTAATTGGAAGATTGCAGAGGTTATTATTTGGAATCCTTCAATAAGAAAAACTGATGTTATTCAAATGCATAAGGTGAAAAAAAGCTGTTCATGTTATCAAGATTCAGTTGTTGGTTTCGGGGTTTGTCCAAACACAATTGACCCGAAGATAGTCAAGATTTGTAGATGTAAATGCAATGTGGAAGTTGAGGTTTTTACATTAAGTTCAAGGGTGTGGAGGAGTTCAttaagtaatactaatattatgcTTCGTAAGGATGCTAGTTTCTGTTTCGATGACGACAACGTAGTTATAGATGGGTTTATTTGTTGGTTAGTGTATGAAATAGGTAAGCCATCGTCTGATGATATGATTGTTTTATTTGATTTGACAAGTGAAAAATTTATGGAAATACAGTTCCCCAATAAAATAAGGTTATCACGTCAATCAACTACAAAACTATTCAAGCTAAGGGAATCTGTTGCTGTGGTTCTGCGTACTATGAACCCGAATGTAGATATTGAAGTGTGGAAGATGGAGATTAATGATGTAACAAGATCGTTTACCAAGCTATTCAACATCAACATATTACCAGACTTATCGTATCTATATGGACTTACGAAGAATGGCCAACTTATATTTGAAAAACAACATATTCATGACCATAAAACTTCATTTCACGTTATAGCTTATGACCCCTGCGCAAAAAGCATCAACTATCTCAAAAT ATGA